Proteins from one Leptospira wolffii serovar Khorat str. Khorat-H2 genomic window:
- a CDS encoding glutamate-5-semialdehyde dehydrogenase: MIQRSSESIYVEELCQSAKKAYRQIRKLNSSKKNAVLSRLAKALIDRKEEILKENAKDLEAGKTKGLSSALLDRLALDEKRITNLSNAVQEIKALPDPVGEATRGLTLPNGVRLITKRVPLGVVMVIYESRPNVTIDVGALSFKSGNACILRGGSEAIHSNTILAKIFQDCIREEGLPPEAVSFVDRTEREYMIPFLKQTAHIDIVVPRGGEGLIRFVSENSLIPVVKHDKGVVNLYIDKSADPNKAVPIAINSKVQRPGVCNAAENLILHSGYPYTKELLQSLADKGVQLLLDPRSLAIFPQGKPVQEDEYLEEFLDLRLSVKTVDSIQEAIDFIEVVSSGHTEAIVTEDVSAANVFMESLDSAALFLNVSTRFHDGGEFGLGAEVGISTGKLHVRGPMGLVHLTTTTTYAEGEGQVRG; encoded by the coding sequence ATGATCCAAAGATCTTCGGAATCCATTTATGTGGAAGAACTCTGCCAATCGGCCAAGAAGGCCTATAGACAGATTCGCAAACTGAACTCCTCTAAAAAAAATGCGGTATTATCCAGACTCGCCAAGGCTCTAATCGATAGAAAAGAGGAGATACTAAAGGAAAACGCAAAGGATTTAGAGGCAGGTAAGACCAAAGGACTCTCCTCGGCTCTTTTGGATCGTTTGGCTCTGGACGAAAAACGAATTACGAATTTATCAAATGCAGTCCAGGAAATCAAAGCTCTCCCGGATCCGGTAGGAGAAGCTACCCGAGGTCTGACTCTTCCGAACGGAGTAAGACTCATCACTAAGAGGGTCCCGCTGGGAGTCGTGATGGTGATCTACGAATCCAGACCGAACGTGACGATCGATGTGGGAGCCCTGTCCTTCAAATCCGGAAACGCTTGTATCCTGAGAGGAGGAAGCGAGGCGATTCATTCCAATACGATTCTTGCAAAAATCTTCCAGGATTGTATCAGAGAAGAAGGATTGCCTCCCGAGGCGGTAAGCTTCGTAGACAGAACGGAAAGAGAATACATGATTCCTTTTCTAAAACAAACGGCTCATATCGATATCGTCGTTCCTAGAGGCGGAGAAGGACTCATCCGATTCGTATCCGAGAATTCTCTGATCCCGGTCGTGAAGCACGACAAGGGAGTCGTGAATCTTTATATAGATAAGTCGGCGGATCCGAATAAGGCTGTGCCTATCGCGATCAATTCCAAAGTGCAAAGACCGGGAGTCTGCAACGCCGCAGAAAACTTGATCCTACATTCCGGGTATCCGTATACGAAAGAGCTACTGCAATCTCTTGCAGATAAGGGAGTCCAATTACTACTCGATCCCAGATCTCTGGCGATTTTTCCGCAGGGAAAGCCAGTGCAAGAAGACGAGTATTTGGAGGAATTCCTAGATCTGCGTCTTTCCGTCAAGACGGTGGATTCCATACAGGAAGCGATCGATTTCATAGAAGTCGTTTCCTCCGGTCATACGGAAGCGATCGTCACGGAAGATGTTTCCGCTGCGAACGTATTTATGGAATCTTTGGATTCAGCGGCGCTATTTCTGAACGTGTCCACACGTTTCCACGACGGAGGAGAATTCGGACTAGGAGCGGAAGTAGGAATCTCCACCGGAAAATTGCATGTGAGAGGTCCTATGGGACTCGTACACCTCACCACCACGACCACATACGCGGAAGGAGAAGGTCAGGTCCGGGGATAA
- the nadD gene encoding nicotinate (nicotinamide) nucleotide adenylyltransferase, with protein sequence MRSPSLTGIYGGSFDPPHLGHLEVVKTFWKNFPDAEELVIVPNRSSPWKEAKETPPENILKLVNIQFRTFPKTRTWDWEILREEKSYTEDTLEQFRKENPKASIALLVGEDQYSNFHKWRNWRSILDKISLLLVFRRISERIPENKELTGYMNTIRFLENPIVEAASSEIRRLLPGCIQENRKPIALDDSVWNAIRTGGSYR encoded by the coding sequence ATGCGCTCCCCTTCCCTGACCGGGATTTACGGAGGGAGTTTCGACCCTCCTCATTTAGGCCATTTGGAGGTAGTGAAAACCTTCTGGAAGAATTTTCCGGACGCCGAAGAATTAGTGATCGTCCCGAATCGTTCTTCTCCCTGGAAGGAAGCCAAGGAAACTCCTCCGGAAAATATATTAAAATTAGTGAATATTCAATTTCGAACATTCCCTAAGACCAGAACCTGGGATTGGGAAATTCTCCGGGAAGAAAAAAGCTATACGGAAGACACCCTAGAACAGTTCCGAAAAGAAAATCCGAAGGCTTCGATCGCCTTACTCGTAGGAGAAGACCAATACTCCAATTTTCATAAATGGAGAAATTGGCGATCTATCTTGGATAAGATTTCCTTACTTCTCGTGTTTCGCAGAATTTCGGAACGCATTCCCGAAAATAAGGAGTTAACGGGGTATATGAATACGATCCGATTCTTGGAGAATCCGATCGTAGAGGCGGCATCTTCGGAAATACGACGACTTCTTCCAGGATGCATCCAAGAAAACCGAAAACCGATTGCGTTGGACGATTCCGTATGGAATGCAATTCGAACAGGAGGATCCTACAGATAA
- the yqeK gene encoding bis(5'-nucleosyl)-tetraphosphatase (symmetrical) YqeK: MLPESVSEQIEFFSKIVPEEITKTRWEHSLRVAEIAKELARLHSPQDSESAYLAGVIHDITKQKTKDFHLSLFKELGDSESPSLPEAAWHARSGALYLKSKYGLENEFVLGAVRHHTLGGNDVNVLDCILYAADFLGSDFAEKQPDYPLWRKQARENLYNGVLNKASHTLSDLIQNKRPIHPRTISMYHFALGKLSN; this comes from the coding sequence ATGCTTCCAGAATCCGTATCCGAACAAATCGAATTTTTCAGTAAGATCGTCCCCGAAGAGATCACTAAGACTCGATGGGAGCATAGCCTCAGAGTGGCCGAGATCGCCAAGGAACTCGCCCGGTTGCATTCTCCTCAGGATTCGGAATCGGCTTATTTGGCGGGAGTGATTCACGATATCACAAAGCAAAAAACCAAGGATTTCCATCTTTCCCTTTTTAAAGAATTAGGAGACTCGGAATCTCCTTCCTTACCGGAAGCCGCCTGGCATGCCAGATCCGGAGCCTTATATCTGAAATCGAAATACGGTTTGGAAAACGAGTTCGTTTTGGGAGCCGTTCGACATCATACTTTGGGAGGAAACGATGTGAACGTATTGGATTGCATTCTATACGCGGCCGATTTTCTAGGATCGGATTTTGCGGAAAAGCAACCGGATTACCCCCTGTGGAGAAAACAAGCCAGGGAGAATCTTTACAACGGAGTTCTAAACAAGGCCTCTCATACTCTTTCGGATTTGATCCAAAACAAAAGACCGATCCATCCGCGCACCATATCCATGTATCATTTTGCCCTGGGAAAATTATCCAATTGA
- a CDS encoding LCP family protein: MRGFALSPSRSSKPFNLLPLWIASAFLLIALVFFLFRNFRRTGMDEKISSGKPIHILVHAFGNDDVYEFGFLATVFPSQERVALFFLHPITTFEDPEDSLEQIKSKAESASKNAVQDILGTKPHYNIRINSSSFIRIVDLLGGISVYTDNRTNRNSPSYVRSPGHYLYSGEDVYDYVSFMDKKETLDYLDRISRQESAVLSLYETLYENKDLLNSFWSETVLSLVDSDFSKDDFYSLLKFSTSHRLSFGVTELPGEPALDIKTKRLYLKADLARASVALRKFHKDVISEIFTDGEFARTEVLNGTDVAGLAKDVRGILADKRIKVLSTDNAWRKDVEKTIVLDRSGNTAVSDKIASILEKTKVYHVLRKDLGLDSTVLLGSDIEPKK, from the coding sequence ATGCGAGGCTTTGCATTGAGTCCTTCTAGATCATCCAAACCGTTTAATCTGCTCCCACTCTGGATCGCTTCCGCATTCTTATTGATCGCTCTCGTCTTCTTCCTGTTCCGCAATTTCAGAAGGACCGGAATGGATGAAAAAATCTCCTCCGGCAAACCGATCCATATTCTCGTCCATGCATTCGGAAATGATGACGTCTACGAATTCGGTTTTTTAGCCACGGTATTTCCTTCTCAGGAGAGAGTGGCTTTATTCTTCCTACACCCGATTACCACCTTCGAGGATCCCGAAGACAGTTTGGAACAAATCAAATCCAAGGCGGAATCTGCGTCTAAGAATGCGGTCCAAGATATTTTGGGAACCAAACCCCATTATAATATCAGAATCAATTCCTCCTCCTTCATCCGGATCGTGGACCTTCTGGGAGGAATTTCCGTCTATACGGATAATCGGACCAATCGTAACTCCCCTTCTTATGTAAGATCCCCGGGGCATTACCTATATTCGGGAGAGGACGTCTATGATTACGTTTCCTTTATGGATAAGAAGGAAACCTTGGACTATCTGGACCGAATCAGCCGCCAAGAAAGCGCCGTATTATCCCTTTACGAGACCTTGTACGAAAACAAGGATCTATTGAATTCCTTCTGGTCCGAGACCGTCCTGTCTCTGGTGGATTCCGATTTTTCCAAAGACGATTTCTACTCCTTATTGAAATTCTCTACTTCTCATCGCTTGTCTTTCGGGGTGACGGAGCTTCCGGGAGAACCCGCCTTGGATATAAAAACGAAAAGACTTTATCTGAAGGCGGATTTAGCAAGGGCTTCCGTAGCGTTAAGAAAATTCCATAAGGATGTGATATCCGAGATATTCACCGACGGAGAATTCGCGAGAACGGAAGTATTGAACGGAACCGACGTAGCAGGACTTGCCAAAGATGTAAGAGGGATCCTTGCAGATAAGAGAATCAAAGTATTGTCCACCGACAATGCTTGGAGAAAGGATGTGGAAAAAACGATCGTACTAGACCGTTCCGGAAACACCGCCGTATCCGATAAAATCGCTTCTATTTTAGAAAAAACGAAAGTATATCACGTATTAAGAAAGGACCTAGGGCTGGATTCCACCGTGCTTTTAGGTTCCGACATAGAGCCCAAAAAGTAA
- the rsfS gene encoding ribosome silencing factor: MTSASKNKQQDTLEILKTVHKIMTDKKCEEITVLNLESVHSYLSYFLICTVNSSVQANAVAREIKKSLKGYKLPHKETDKTGASASSGWTLLDYGELIIHIMTPEKREYYNLDRLWRDAERIEL; the protein is encoded by the coding sequence ATGACATCCGCCTCCAAAAACAAACAACAAGACACACTGGAAATCCTAAAGACCGTCCATAAGATCATGACGGATAAGAAATGCGAAGAGATCACCGTTTTAAACTTGGAATCCGTACATTCTTATCTGAGTTACTTTCTGATCTGCACGGTAAATTCTTCCGTCCAGGCAAATGCGGTGGCAAGGGAAATCAAGAAATCCCTAAAAGGATACAAACTGCCTCACAAAGAGACCGATAAGACGGGCGCCTCCGCTTCTTCCGGATGGACCCTATTGGATTACGGAGAATTGATCATCCATATCATGACTCCCGAAAAAAGGGAATACTATAATCTGGACCGACTCTGGAGAGACGCCGAAAGAATCGAACTCTAA